The Pyrenophora tritici-repentis strain M4 chromosome 2, whole genome shotgun sequence genome window below encodes:
- a CDS encoding Dimer-Tnp-hAT domain containing protein: protein MPPKRRVDDAAATPSKRARRPAASGFASQPILFESQLSQPRQSPRRAISEASQALNFESRLRKARPEDTVVAPTEGSEQATAASSAADEVATYEEFDASLMDDFEGLDFSLLPRYVRPASSQSSRKSWIYRYGWRVALLRDPSKLFFVCRYCYDHKMTPMSGIYETTRSTTAAARHLEEQKRGHGQSPPGKTAASTKVSWLERMLKQNSGKVSQTAANELLGFNTQRFRMEAVSWLVENNHPLSEFESPAFRRLIAAANPQAEAALWASHVSVTRFVVRLYDYLKPRVVQQLSRALSKIHISFDGWTTKGGKRGFLGVVAHYVDNKAELRDWEMMAEVVIETLQDFGINAQSIGYFVLDNASNNDCTVEVLAHKYGFNAAHRRLRCGPHTLNLVGQTLLWGKDGDAFDNDARELHDEHDFMEEWRRVGPLGVLLSVISYIKTPQQHKLFEDFQRLAHKELPADALAEERKVLEPVKPVVTRWNSYYSCFERAVKLQSAINAYSLHHIRRVRDEDTWAESRGNKQPVAQSWMRSDGLGAADWAVITEYMDVLKPLKTATERLEGRGKSGGSGSIAEVIPVFEYLLSYYEQRVNSYAAVDYNAHPEAPEDHLATNLRAAWAKADDYYSKLDDSPAYYAATILHPYYKHYLDKVWSDKPDWIATNNSSFRALWAQYDTLPRAVRPLRVISNDMDEAIDALINPSSSDEASAAEDEYTRWKRSEPAAERGTEYANNPIKYWVAVRDRYPSLSKLALDVLSIPASSCDCERMFSELGDLLEPRRRCIKPQLLAAIQCVRGWQRAGFSVDGEAPIGMITPEINQSSKLTAPGLIDWLFV, encoded by the exons ATGCCGCCCAAAAGACGCGTCGACGACGCTGCTGCCACCCCAAGCAAACGAGCCAGAAGGCCCGCTGCCAGCGGCTTCGCCAGCCAGCCTATACTCTTTGAGAGCCAGCTATCGCAACCGCGTCAGTCGCCTCGTAGAGCTATTAGCGAGGCGTCTCAGGCCTTAAATTTTGAGTCGCGGCTGCGTAAGGCGCGGCCTGAAGACACTGTTGTCGCACCCActgagggcagcgagcagGCAACAGCAGCGTCGTCGGCAGCTGATGAGGTGGCTACATATGAGGAGTTTGACGCGAGCCTGATGGACGATTTTGAAGGCCTCGACTTCAGCCTTTTACCGCGTTACGTACGCCCAGCTTCGTCGCAGTCGTCGCGCAAAAGCTGGATCTATCGCTACGGCTGGCGCGTCGCGTTGCTGAGAGATCCAAGCAAACTCTTCTTTGTGTGCCGTTACTGCTACGACCATAAGATGACTCCGATGAGCGGGATATACGAGACAACGCGCTCAACCACGGCTGCGGCGCGACACCTGGAGGAGCAGAAACGCGGCCATGGCCAGAGCCCACCTGGCAAGACTGCTGCCAGCACCAAGGTTAGCTGGTTAGAGCGCATGCTTAAGCAAAACAGCGGCAAGGTGTCGCAAACTGCTGCTAACGAGCTCCTCGGTTTCAATACTCAGCGCTTTCGAATGGAGGCTGTAAGCTGGCTTGTTGAGAACAACCACCCACTCTCTGAGTTTGAGAGCCCTGCATTCCGGCGCCTCATTGCAGCTGCTAACCCGCAGGCTGAGGCAGCGCTTTGGGCGTCTCATGTAAGTGTTACTCGCTTTGTCGTGCGCCTGTACGACTACCTGAAGCCGCGTGTCGTCCAGCAGCTGTCGCGGGCGCTCAGTAAAATCCACATTAGCTTTGACgggtggacgacaaagggtggcaaacgtggcttcttgGGCGTCGTTGCGCACTACGTTGATAACAAGGCAGAGCTGCGAGAC TGGGAGATGATGGCTGAAGTCGTTATAGAGACGCTCCAGGATTTTGGCATTAACGCGCAATCAATTGGCTACttcgtgcttgataacgcgAGCAACAACGATTGTACTGTTGAAGTATTAGCACACAAGTACGGCTTTAACGCTGCTCAtcgacgcctccgctgcggtCCTCACACGCTCaaccttgttggccaaacgCTCCTCTGGGGCAAGGATGGCGACGCCTTTGATAACGACGCACGCGAACTTCACGACGAGCACGACTTCATGGAGGAGTGGAGGCGTGTTGGCCCGTTAGGCGTGCTGCTCAGCGTCATCAGCTATATTAAAACGCCGCAGCAACACAAGCTTTTTGAGGACTTTCAGCGCCTCGCGCACAAGGAGCTGCCTGCTGACGCGTTGGCTGAAGAGCGCAAAGTACTAGAGCCTGTTAAGCCTGTCGTcacacgctggaactcttactactcatgctttgagcgcgctgttAAGCTGCAGTCCGCTATTAACGCATACTCCCTTCACCATATACGGCGAGTGCGAGATGAGGACACGTGGGCTGAGAGTCGTGGCAACAAGCAGCCTGTCGCGCAGTCGTGGATGCGATCTGACGGCCTCGgagctgctgactgggcggtgataacAGAGTACATGGATGTGCTGAAGCCGCTGAAGACAGCGACAGAGCGCCTTGAGGGACGCGGTAAAAGCGGTGGCTCTGGGTCTATCGCTGAGGTTATACCAGTGTTTGAGTACCTGCTCTCGTACTATGAGCAGCGCGTTAACTCGTACGCCGCAGTCGACTATAACGCGCACCCCGAGGCGCCCGAAGATCACCTTGCAACCAACCTGCGCGCTGCCTGGGCGAAGGCCGACGACTACTACAGCAAGCTAGACGACTCGCCAGCGTACTACGCTGCCACAATACTTCACCCGTACTATAAGCACTACCTTGACAAAGTGTGGAGTGACAAGCCTGACTGGATCGCGACTAACAACAGCAGCTTTCGCGCGCTCTGGGCGCAGTACGACACGTTGCCGCGCGCAGTGAGGCCATTAAGGGTAATCTCTAACGACATGGACGAGGCGATCGACGCGCTCATTAACCCCAGCTCCAGCGACGAGGCCAGCGCGGCGGAGGACGAGTATACGAGGTGGAAGCGCAGCGAGCCAGCGGCAGAGCGAGGCACAGAGTACGCAAACAACCCCATCAAATACTGGGTAGCAGTGCGCGATCGCTACCCTAGCCTCAGCAAGCTTGCGCTTGACGTGCTCTCTATCCCAGCGTCAAGCTGTGACTGTGAGCGCATGTTTAGTGAGCTAGGCGATCTGCTGGAGCCGCGGCGACGCTGTATAAAACCTCAgcttctagcagcaatacagtgcgtACGGGGATGGCAAAGAGCTGGCTTTAGTGTCGACGGCGAGGCACCTATTGGAATGATCACACCTGAgatcaatcaatcaagcaaGCTGACAGCCCCCggcttgattgattggcTGTTTGTATGA
- a CDS encoding GRP domain containing protein, which yields MSNNAWICWAKSISLATTTLVQSLEPNGIQLWEQTAPEEVQKHSRDSSTEERFSSEPTRCGPEEVRNKRVYLDTPLQDNDRHSDTSKSQSSISLATTTLVQSLEPNGIQLWEQIAPEEVQKHSRDSSTEERFSSEPTRCGPEEVRNKRVYLDTPPQDNDRHSDTSKSQSSPLNADKRATDFAERQLSWKTPDLRECRQNYHAEHKRDYSDQIWGGYQEGYQGGYQGGYRGGYRGGYRGGYRGGYQGGYQRTRNRSSLSNFVDVDSDHSGKTYQVTRRSHQGGPQNENDYGSHVESPSQE from the exons ATGAGCAACAATGCCTGGATATGCTGGGCAAAGTCTATATCCcttgctactactacacTTGTCCAATCACTAGAGCCTAACGGTATACAACTTTGGGAACAGACCGCCCCTGAGGAAGTCCAAAAGCATAGTCGTGATAGTAGCACTGAGGAACGTTTTAGCTCCGAGCCTACTCG ATGCGGTCCTGAAGAAGTGCGAAACAAGCGCGTTTATCTTGATACGCCACTCCAAGACAATGACAGGCACTCGGATACATCAAAATCACAGTCGTCTATATCCcttgctactactacacTTGTCCAATCACTAGAGCCTAACGGTATACAACTTTGGGAACAGATCGCCCCTGAGGAAGTCCAAAAGCATAGTCGTGATAGTAGCACTGAGGAACGTTTTAGCTCCGAGCCTACTCG ATGCGGTCCTGAAGAAGTGCGAAACAAGCGCGTTTATCTTGATACGCCACCTCAAGACAATGACAGGCACTCGGATACATCAAAATCACAGTCTAGCCCATTAAATGCTGATAAGAGGGCAACGGACTTTGCAGAAAGACAACTTTCTTGGAAGACTCCAGATCTACGTGAATGCCGGCAGAACTATCATGCAGAGCACAAACGCGATTACTCGGACCAAATCTGGGGCGGCTACCAGGAGGGCTACCAAGGCGGCTACCAGGGTGGCTACCGGGGCGGCTACCGGGGCGGCTACCGGGGCGGCTACCGGGGCGGCTACCAGGGCGGCTACCAAAGAACCCGCAACCGAAGCTCTCTGTCTAACTTCGTAGACGTTGACTCGGACCATTCTGGAAAAACTTATCAAGTTACGCGTCGAAGTCATCAAGGTGGACCTCAAAACGAGAATGATTATGGATCGCATGTAGAAAGCCCTTCCCAAGAATAA
- a CDS encoding PotE, Amino acid transporter: protein MAIDADDERPLLAPSTSSTPSTSPKPLFQNEEASHGTTDEGIFRSIEDDVLPETSVLGRTISWPSAYILVISSVIGSGIFATPGVIVKSVGSIGLSLTLWVVGAIIAACSLAVSLEYGSMLPRSGGNKVYLEFTYRRPRFLASTLIAVRAVLLGLTASNCIVFAQYTLFAFDIKATDFARKSLAVGLLTAIVIVHGCFLKTGIWIQNFLGCIKVGLVVFMIFVGLFVVFKPEGEGDRRSHFPKGDDLWKDTEWGWGVISTTLFKVFYSYAGLSNINNVMNEVKNPIRTLKSVSVSALVTASVLYLLVNIAYFTVVPLDEIRESKELIAALFFERSFGPNLGKTILPLAVALSSAGNVMVVTFALARLNQEIARQGFLPFSKVLSSSKPFNAPIGGLIVHYIPSLLVIVLPPSTDVYSFILEVEEYPGTVFSLATSIGLLWLRYKRPDLKRPFKAWKTAVVFSTLLSVALLAAPFFPPREGTENGGIWYATYAVVATSM, encoded by the exons ATGGCTATAGATGCCGACGATGAGCGACCTCTCCTCGCACCATCGACCTCGTCCACTCCATCAACAAGCCCAAAACCTCTATTTCAGAACGAGGAAGCATCGCATGGAACGACCGATGAAGGCATTTTCCGCTCGATAGAAGATGATGTTCTTCCCGAAACCTCCGTCTTAGGCCGCACAATCAGCTGGCCTAGCGCCTATATTCTCGTTATCTCCAGCGTCATTGGAAGCGGCATCTTCGCGACACCTGGCGTAATTGTAAAGTCTGTTGGCAGCATTGGTCTCAGTTTGACTTTGTGGGTGGTTGGTGCCATCATCGCTGCCTGCTCACTTGCAGTCTCACTGGAATACGGGAGTATGCTTCCAAGATCTGGAGGGAACAAAGTCTATCTAGAATTTACGTATAGGCGACCCAGGTTTTTAGCTAGTACTTTGATCGCGGTGCGGGCTGTGCTTTTGGGATTAACGGCAAGTAATTGCATCGTTTTTGCGCAGTATACATTGTTTGCTTTCGACATTAAGGCTACGGATTTTGCGCGCAAGAGTTTGGCTGTTGGATTGCTGACGGCTATCGTAATTGTACATGGGTGTTTTCTTAAGACTGGAATCTGGATTCAGAACTTTCTGGGATGTATCAAAGTTGGTTTGGTCGTGTTTATGATTTTTGTGGGTCTCTTTGTAGTTTTCAAGCCGGAAGGTGAGGGTGACAGACGAAGCCATTTTCCAAAAGGAGATGACCTTTGGAAGGATACCGAGTGGGGCTGGGGTGTCATTTCGACAACGCTGTTCAAGGTATTCTACTCATATGCAGGACTcagcaacatcaacaacGTCATGAACGAGGTGAAGAACCCGATCAGAACACTAAAGTCGGTGTCGGTCTCTGCGCTAGTTACAGCAAGTGTCTTGTACTTGCTGGTCAACATTGCATATTTCACCGTGGTACCGCTTGACGAGATTAGAGAGAGCAAAGAATTGATTGCGGCACTCTTTTTTGAGCGAAGCTTCGGACCAAACCTTGGAAAAACAATTCTACCCCTGGCCGTAGCGCTCTCTAGTGCGGGAAATGTTATGGTTGTTACGTTCGCTTTG GCTCGATTGAACCAAGAGATTGCACGGCAAGGCTTTCTTCCCTTCTCCAAAGTCCTATCTTCGTCCAAACCTTTCAATGCACCGATAGGAGGGCTTATTGTTCACTATATTCCCTCTTTGTTGGTTATTGTGCTTCCCCCATCAACTGATGTCTACTCGTTCATTCTAGAAGTCGAAGAATATCCTGGAACCGTCTTTTCTCTGGCAACTTCAATCGGTCTACTTTGGCTACGATACAAGCGACCAGATTTAAAAAGGCCGTTCAAAGCTTGGAAGACAGCAGTTGTATTCAGCACACTCCTTAGTGTGGCACTATTGGCAGCTCCTTTCTTCCCGCCAAGGGAAGGTACTGAAAATGGAGGGATATGGTATGCGACATATGCAGTGGTTGCAACCAGCATGTAA